In Rhodamnia argentea isolate NSW1041297 chromosome 1, ASM2092103v1, whole genome shotgun sequence, the genomic window TGAGGCCTTAAGCTGTTTTCTTAACCTCCTAAATCTGACTGCCAAAATGACATTGATGTGTTCTGCAAAATGGACCAAAAAGCCCTCAACTGTTTCCATGGCCAACACCAACGTTATCCCCCCACCAAGTATCagccaaaaaatccaaaacacaaACAAATGCCATCCACCCAAAATCCGAAACCAACACAAACCAGGAAAACAGTTGAGCACAGCAAGCAATCGGTAGAATTTGATATGTTCTGTCCTCTCTGTGTCATGATTCACAGATTCTGAAGACCGTTTGATCTCGTAGCCATGGAGACCATCCTCTCTCCTCGTTCACTCTCTCCACTCGTCGCTCCCAAGCCATGCTCTTCTTCGAGATCTTCCCAACCCAGATCAAGCACTCTGTTTTACACCAGACCCATCTCTTGCATCCTCAAAAGACACCATCTTGAGTCAAAAGACCCACCTTTCAGCGAGACGAAGAGCTGGTTCTCTCATGCCCAACAAGGACTAGCAGCTCTAGCTCTCACTCTGGCACTCAACTTTTGCCCTGTACCACTGGACAGTCCTGCATTGGCTTCGGAGTTCGATGTACTCAGTGAGGGACCACCACAGGAGTCTTATATTGTGGATGATGCTGGAGTCCTCAGCCGAGTCACGAAGTCCGACTTGAAACGGTTGTTGTCTGATTTGGAGTCGAGGAAGAACCTCAGAATCAATTTCATCACTGTCCGAAAGCTGACAGTAAGTTCTATGGTCAACACATGTTAATTTTCTTTCGTTGGAAGCCATTTTGCGTCTGGCGAGACATATTCAACTCCTGGTCAGAGTTTGCCACAATATACCGATTCTGTACACCATTTACACCTAGAGTTTTCCCTTGAGATTGTTCAAAGCTCATTGGATGGTTGACCAGCAAGCATGTCAGTGCTCACTGCATACTTGTGTAATTTCCTAGACTGCATCTTTTTTAAGCAGCTCACACTTCATTTTGTGTGCGCACAGCAAGAGGATGATAGTTCATGACGAGATTAAGTGGCGATGTAATTCTCAATTCTGCTGCAGAGTAAAGCTGATGCTTTCGAGTATGCTGATCAAGTTTTGGAGAAGTGGTATCCGACAGTGGAAGAGGGCAACAACAAGGGCATTGTTGTTCTTATCACAAGTCAAAAGGAAGGAGCAATCACAGGAGGCCCTGAGTTTGTCAAGGCTGTCGGAGATAATATCCTCGATGCAACTATCTCAGAAAATCTTCCAGGTAAGATTGCATTTTCTCTTATGTGATCTACAATCCATGGCTGCTTTGTCCAATGATCAGTGGATCAGAAATTCAAGTTTGTGGCTGATTATTGAATATGAGAAATTCGTCGACTAGGTGCTATTCTTGTCCTTTGTTGACCGCCGcttgtgaaaaattttattttcctatagGGATGAACGTCTTAATAATCCTTGCCGTGTTCTAGAAGCATCTGAATCTAGAGTTATCCTTCTCACGTATGCAATAATGTCGGCGACATTCATCAAACATGCCTATATTTTAAGGCCAGTGTCGCATTATTCTGTCCAGAAGTGAAGAGTTATTAGAGGCTCTTGGTTGTTTCTTTCACCACATTCTAGGAGACGCTTCCATTAGTGCAAATTTGTATGCAtgcaccaaaaggaaaagaaatagtGTTCAATGGGGGCCATGATGCTTTAAGTTATCGGAGTCCATATCAGACTATGCTAAGATTTTAACGAACATATAGACATTACTCACTTGAAGCTGGTTTTCTGCTCCATGATGCTGCGGTACTGATAATCAGACTATCGGTTTATTCATTGCAGTATTGGCAACAGAAGAGAAGTACAATGAAGCAGTTTATAGCAGCGCCAAACGGCTAGTCGCCGCCATTGATGGTCTCCCGGATCCAGGTGGGCCTCAATCCAAGGAATATAAGAGAGAATCCAATTTCAAGACCAGGGAAGAAACTGAGGAGAAAAGGGGGCAATTTAGTCTTGTAGTTGGCGGTTTGTTGGTAATTGCATTTATCGTTCCGATGGCGCAATATTATGCTTATGTCTCCAAAAAATGAGCAAATGTATATCTTTGTTTGTTAGATACTTTCTCCGAATTCCTCCTGCGCTGATTTATAAAGAGCATGTTCAGCAACCACGGTTGTGAACATGATGATACTACAGATAAATGTTTGAGAAGCTTGCCCATCAGAGGATAATATGATTTTGGCATCTGAGCAGTATCATCGGTATTTTATTCTGTTTTCCAGTATACAACGAGAAATTATACATACATGAAACATCCATGTTTGAGTGGATCCACGAGTAGAAGCACTTTCCCGCCCTGCAGAGTGCTACTTGTATCAAACCATAGATAGGATCCACTAGATTGCATTGCACCGAGTTGAATGATTTCAACAAATTGTCAAGTGCATACTCTGTTAGCATATAACAAATCAGCAATCACTCAAATACATGAGTTGTCATTTGACTATCATGTATGGCCTTTAGCATTTTCGTGTCCAATAGATGCTGAGGAACGGTCAAATTTTTATAGCTGTGGAGGATGATCATCCTTCAGAACTTGAGCTTCATTGCAAAAGGCATTTTGTCTGCAAAAGGCGGATCTGAGTATCTTCCTGTTAGTATTTGAGAGGAAACGAACTGGTTTGCAGCCTCGGTGTAATGAATCCCATCCCAATTGACATACTCGGTGCTGTCATCGCATGCTTTGGCCGTGACTGTGGTCCCGTTGAGAACCTTTGTTTGCCCACAAGAAATCCTGCTGTCGTAGTTCAGGGGTGCGCCCCCATAGCCGCAACATGCCATGAGCGGTTGCTCAAATCCTGTAAAACATATTACACAGAATGATTGTTCTTTCTTCCCAGATTCAATCTTCTATAAATTAAGCATCCAACTTCAAGATGGAGAATCTTGTTGTCACAAACCAGCAATTGATGTTCCAAACTGACAGTAATTTCCCAATCAACCATGAGACCTTAAATTCTTCTCTTATGCAATCTTAATTCTGGGAACTGGCAGGATGAAATACCATGGATAAATTGAGGAAGAGGCAACTGCAGGCCACGACTTACCATAGCGGGAATAATTGGCGATGAGGTTGGACTTTATGGAGAAAATATCGACATATGTGATACTGGCATCAGTGTATTGGCCCCGCAATTTCATGCATAGAGCATGGAGTTGCATGTTGAAAAGCTTAGCCGCTTGGTTATGTCCGCTGACACATCCAACCTCATCAAGCTTTGATGGATCAGTCCCGAACTTTGCAACATTCTGAGTTATGCATCCAAGAGGACCCGTGTTGTGTATCCAAAAATTTCTACCTCCTTGATCATACAATGTCTGTAACAAGACAGCAAAAGTAAATTGGAGCAAATTAGAATTTTATCTTCTGTGCTTGCTTCTTTCCTGATTATTTACATCCTTAGATAGAATTCCTGTATATGTCGAAATTATAAAACGGGTGTGTGCAAAGTTAAAAGAATAATGAACATGCTGTCATCAGGATGAAATGTACCTTGAATCCATTTTCAAACTCTACAAGAATAGTCGGAATCAAGGCGAGTATCTGATCCAACGACTTGGAGTAAAATGCGCCGGCAAGGTCATTCTGTCCTATATCAAACATGTAGAGGCCCTCtgcaaagtaatcttctgatggTAGATACTTGTTAAGCTTCTTACCTGGAACAGAATTTGCAGAGCGCCATGAAATTGTCGATGGCTTTTAACAGCAAAGCTTTTCGTGAAGtcgagggagaaaaagaaaagcaaaagactAAAAACCTTTGGCCAGCAACTCGAGCACGCGGGCTTTAAAACGGAGAAACTGAGACACCTGAACTCCGAAAGAAAATGGGCTCAGCGATGTTGCAGTCGCCGGAAGTATAGTCGACGCCGCTGTTGCATAGTTGCAACCTCTCCGGAAATTCGGTGTGCCGATTGAATCTAGATAGGCATTTAGAAATGGAAGGTCCATTGCATCCACTGCAGCATCAAACAAGACGCGTTcaatttctattctcgaaagCAAAATTCATCTATACCATAGAAAAGAAAGATAACAAATAGCGGCAACAACAACAGCAAAGCATGAGCGGAATGAGGAAATAGAACAAACAATGACATGACACCAACAAATTGGAACAGAGGGAATCCAAGCAACATCAAAACCGTTGTTCTTGCGTTGATTGGTGATTTACTCAGGAAATCAATGACGAGGCGGCCATCACAGTACCGCCCGGACGGCTGCTGGAAATAGCTCTGGCCATTAGGAGAGTAGAGGCCCTCGATCCCGGCGGCGATGAGATTGCCCGTGTCGGAATTGGAGTCACCGAAGTTGAAAACGGCGGGGAAGTCGAAGAAATCAACTGAGTTGCCAAGAGGGAATGGACAGAGCAAAGCCAAGATGACAATGCAGGTTTTGGAGGCCATGGATGATGCTGCAGGAAGCTTGTGATTTTCTCTCAAAACGTTAGATACCAACAACATGTAGTTCATGGTCCcctctcattatttttttttttttgtgtgggtctAGGTTGCTTTCTATGAAGGAAACCCATATTAAATAAGATATTTAAGAAGGAAAGTTCCCCTGTTTTCTGCCTTTGTTCACCAACTAGAGGGTGGAATTCTACAAAGTCTTATCTTATTCCCTTGTGTTCTACAGAACTAGTTTGATAATGTTAGTATATTAGAACTATACCTCTCATGCAGTAGAAATTGGAGGACAACCAAGCAGGAGACAATCTACTGTTTCTTCACATGTTAAATATTTGCTCACTGTTCAAGGGAGACACATGTTGCTCAACTCTTGTTGGCTAGTTTGAGCTCATGTACCCCAAACTCCACAAACATAGCTGGAAAAAACAATCATCTCTAGCAGTACAAGCATATAGATGGCATGAGCAGTCTGCAATCCgcaatttttccaaatgaaTGATGGGGTAAGGAGTTAACTGAGAAAATCGACGATGAGGCGGCCGTCGCAAAATCTCTCCGACGGAGCCTTGAAGTAAGTTTGCCCATTGGGAGGGGCCAAGCGGATGCCGAGCCCCGCGACGAGGTTACCGGTGTCGGAGTTTGAGTCCCCGAAGTTGAAAGCAGCCGGGAAATTGAAGTCGGCGGAGGTTGCAAGGGGTAAGAGGATGGAAAATGAGATGAGGATTTGAAAGGGGAGGATATTGGTGGGCATGGCTCTCTGTGGGGTATTGTGCTTTTGTTCTGTGGGTTAGAACATTTTGCAAGTAGCAAAAGGCCAATCTCCAAAGCTATGTAGTTTTTGGGGGGGCCATTTTGGGTTGGTATTTATGTGAACAGGGAGAGATTGCTTCAAGCCTATGGAGGTGGCAACATGAATGCCCTAAGCAAAAGATTTATTTCCTTTAAATTACTACTCTGCCACTGTCCTCCCAAGTTACTAAACTGCCCCTGGTGGATAGAATTGAACTATGAGCAGCTCAGCACAACTGCACAGGTCGATTGTAATTTTACTGCGGTCGAACAATCTATGACCATGCTCAATTGCTCGTGGTCATTGCATTTGTAGATAAATTAATAACTGAGAATCATGATTGATGAAATGATTTTCTTGTACATCGGAAAATATGAGAACAATGGAAAATGCGATGCGAAATTTCCTGTACACAAAGATATAGAGTGAGTGCATATTGCTTCACTCGGCTCGTGAAAATTGATGATACACCCATCCATATTTGACGAAGTTCAACTACCAAAGTATTCACCAAAGCTACCTAAGTTAGTTCTCTAGCAATTTCAAAGGCCAGGGACATATTTGCAtgagaaaataatggaaaatatCTGATGCTAGCCTGTTGGCAATCCTAGCAATCAAGGGCAAAaggcaaaaaatgaaattgtggaAAAGCGAATTGAGAATTTGGAGTAAGCAAGGTGGACGCCATTCTGCAAGCAAGATGTTGAATTTTCCTTGCAAGGGCagcaaaaactatttttttaacatagAAAATATAAgggaaaaatcaattaaaatattGCAAATTACTTGGAGTGTTCCGggacaaaaagagaaggaatcGAGGAAAACGATAGAAGGAAAAGAGGTGCATACCGTATAGTATGATCTATACACATAGCAGTATTTCTATTATAAAAAGTGATTCCTCTCTtctttcagaaacgtctttgtTACTAATTTTACGTGTGCCAAGACACGTTAATAGATATAATAGCTTAGAAAATTTATGGCATAAAAATTCGTATaaaccattttctattttcactaCTTCCAATTATGCTTTATACCCTCTCGAATGGAGTGTTCACTTTTTGATTCCCGCCCGATTTTTCCCTAtcacatttttaatatataaGTCTTACAAAAAATTTCGCATTACATTTTCCATGTAGAAGTCATTGTAAATTATGAGTTTGCAAATTTTAATGCCATTTTTCTGTCTGAGAATTAATCATATAAACACAACAATTCGATTAATCCAGGAATATTATTTTAATGTATCCGTGTATATTTTCTGTGatatactaaaaaaaatggagaatatTTCAATATattaatgctccgtttgtttcgcggaaaatatgaTCTttccggaaaatgttttccacgaagtcattttccaagaaaatgacttccttttctgatgtttggcaaaaacttgaaaaagatccggaaaatatttttcgccgtttggtaaggaaaattcgtcTTATTTTATGGTCGGAGACtcgattatattaattttttaattaatgtccttccggtaccaatttcatgaaaaaagttcaatttggcaatttcgatGAATTTTGACTTGAAGTTCAAAGCTCCTCCTTAGAATGGAGCTTCGCTTGGCCGTTAGTAAAAGCGCGagaacagagggagagagatgcccctctaatttttgtggaaacaaatgaaggtgGTCCCCGTCGACTACGCTGCGGAGGTCTCGCAGCGCCTCTTGGAGGCCACCCTTGGCGGCGACTCGGAATCGACCTTTGAATGCCTCGTCGACCCACTCATCGACGTCAACTACGTCGGGGCGGTGAGCCTCAAGACCGGAAGGCCGACGTCATCCCGCGCGGCGAGTCCGCCACCGAGCTCTGCGTGGAGTACAAGAAGTTCGGGACGGACGTCACGACTTTGTTCCTTGCTATAGCTTTCCTTGCTCAAGGCCGGAGCCACGGGCTGCGGCCGTGGCTGGCAACCcgccgagggagaagaagaaatgctataaaaaaaacgacaacaaaataataataataaagaaagtaattaaaaaatagattttatccgaaaaataaaaaatgaaatttttgaattttgaaaaaataaataaaaaacgaaaagaaagaaaaaaaataattaaaaagaaaaaaatcgttgaaagagaggaggaatgaaaagtgtggaaaatgttttcctcttctcaaaatgaggaaatcattttccttagttttagaaggttttttttgttgaccggaaaatattttctgttgaccgctcattttccgccccccaaacaccggaaattggggaaaatgttttccggaaaaatattttccgtgaaacaaacggggcctaagttttggatgaatttcCGGTTTTTCCATTGCCTAAATAATCCGATTTGAGATTCGTATTCAAGCCGACCCAAAACCCGAAAACCGATCCAAACCCATCTccagcttcctcctcctcctgctcacAACTCCTGTCTGTTGAGGGCGTTGCAGAGAACGAGGTGAGAAGAAATAATTCTTGAACAAAATGGAGAAATGGAGAAGCAAACTGCGAGTCTCCATTTAATCTCTTGTGTTTCTCGCCATGGAACCCGCTGACTGCGTGATATCACACGCGAGGTGAAATCTCCTCTGTTTTCACTGATCTTCACCTTCTTTTTCCCCTGGTCTTTAGAGTGTCTTGATCCTCTGTGCATTGAATTTGAAGCAATTGTCTCTTCTGTCCGAAACCCAGATCACTTGGTGGTGGGTCCGTGACAGGGGAAGTCCAGAGGTTCGTCTGGGATCATGGGTGGCATCAGTAAAGCTGTAAGTCTTGATTCAGAGCTTTTCCCAAACTTAGGGAACCCGAATGAACCGAAGTGCCTTTTAAGTTTAGCTCAAATGTTGATGTTCTTTTACTTGGTGACGCCATTTACACTAGCCGAAATGATAATGTACTTCTGTGGAAGTTATTGCTCTTGTTGCTACTTTTTGAGTTGTTGCTCTTAGCCTGCTAGTACTAGCTCATGTGTTAGTTCTTGATTATTAGGTTCGTTGCCACATGTTTTTGCTGCATTATTTTAGTGAAGGACGTTTACTGTGTATTTCTCTGAACAGGCGGCGCGTGATGCAGATTGGCAAGTGTCATCATGCTCCATGCTTGAAATGCTTTTTGAAGGAACTCATATCAGAAATTGAGTCTAATCGTGGTAATCCGCCAGATGAATTGTATGAACTGTATGCAGAGCTCGTGACTTATGTAAAGGTGAAGCTCTTGTTGTTAATTTCTCTTACAGCGTGATGTGTCTCATTTCTCCTGGTTTATTTATTGATCCTTAATTTACCAATGACAGAGTCTTTTGTTTTCACCAGGATGAAAATGCAGTCAAATCGAATGTGAGGGCCTTGAAATATATTTCTTGTCTTATCCCAGATGGTAAAGTTTTCGTTACTTTTTTCAGATCCATCAACCAAATCCTTGGCTAATAATTTCCTAGATGCAGGTTGTGCGGATGGCATGTTGAGGAAATTGGTGGTTCCACTGCGTTGTCCTCTCAACATGCTTGAAGCCGATACAGGGTACGTATGGGATTGGTTCGTGTATGTTTCTTAAGAACTGAACGATTGTCCTGGGTCATATGCTTGCTTGGTTTCGTTCAACTAGATTACTAGGCTGTCGTCCTAAGATTAAGGAGTTGATGTAttcttctgttcttttctttcctgGCAAAAAAGGGCGACTTTATCAATCATCAAGATGGTCTTAATCGCAGATGGTTTACTGTCTCATGCATTTTGTGGATTTGTGTGCCGACTATAATTAGCTTCCAGTCCATTCTCCCATCTGGTGTTCGATCCGGCCAGCCAGTCTATTGTTGTCAGAGTTCATAATTTACTTTCCGGAAATACTCTTCAGCAAAACATGATATTGAACAAGCTGTCCGAAGTGCAtcgaaattcaatttcttgatttttccatgTTAGAGTTATTTCTGTTACAGATATTCTGTTGGAATATTTTTGCCAACcttattgtttttattttctgtagTGACAATCTGAATCATGAGATCCAGTAATCTACAAAACACGTCAGAGATCAAACTTGTGGTCACATAATcactttccccatttttttctGAATAGTTCTTCGATCTGTCTTAACTTTATATATCATGCACTAGAAGTGATCTCAGATTCTCAGGAACTGACTAGAGCATTGGACTTAGGTTGGCTCACGGGTTGGCTTGGTGGGCATCTTTCTCACCCATGTGAAAGCTTCAAGGTATCGTCCTTGAGCTTCAAGCTCCTTTCTCTCTTGGGTCTTTTTCTTTTAGTCGAACCTTCATATGTTTATGCAGTGTTCTTGTTCCATCAATCAGTATATGCAGATATACTATGGTGCTGTTCACTGTGGTTTTCGCGAGCTACTCTTTTGCTGTACTTGGTTCTTGTAATTGTTCTTGTTCCTATGAGCTGGATATCAAATGCTGATTTTGTTGCGAAACTAGTGATCTGTCCTTCAACACATATACAAACTTCGCTGAATAAGGTGGACTTAGTTTGTGATCGTATGATATAGCAGCTTAGAAATCGATTATATTCATGCAGGTAATGTTAAGTGATGGCGATCTATCACCTTTAAGCATCATGAAGCTTGATTTGAAGATGATAATTGAGCATGGATGATGATGAGCCAGTGTCTTTGCAATGTACAGATTCTGTGAGTGATGATGTCATTATCCTTGCACGTTCGATCAAGTTCCAGTTTCATATTTAACGCGCACACTCCGTAGTTTTCCTTCTTAGATCCCATCATGGACATTTCTTTAATTGGGTATGGTAGACATCGTTATGTAATGCCTTGAGCCTAAAAATGGATTTTATGAAGAAAAGCATGACTTGAATGAGGTCTTCTCGGTCAAGCGATGATTGTTTCCGAACAATATTCATTTTATGTGATCATGTGGATCTTGATGCAGTTTGACCATGCACAAAGTGGAGAAATACGAACTGAGGTTGATGTTATTTCTTCATCCCAGGTAAAATGTTTACACCTGCCTTGGGATTGTCCATCTGAGAGTGAACTCCGGGATGGACACCGGACATTATGTGAGTAATTTCTCCACTAACA contains:
- the LOC115743911 gene encoding GDSL esterase/lipase At1g54790 isoform X1 — translated: MNYMLLVSNVLRENHKLPAASSMASKTCIVILALLCPFPLGNSVDFFDFPAVFNFGDSNSDTGNLIAAGIEGLYSPNGQSYFQQPSGRYCDGRLVIDFLMDAMDLPFLNAYLDSIGTPNFRRGCNYATAASTILPATATSLSPFSFGVQVSQFLRFKARVLELLAKGKKLNKYLPSEDYFAEGLYMFDIGQNDLAGAFYSKSLDQILALIPTILVEFENGFKTLYDQGGRNFWIHNTGPLGCITQNVAKFGTDPSKLDEVGCVSGHNQAAKLFNMQLHALCMKLRGQYTDASITYVDIFSIKSNLIANYSRYGFEQPLMACCGYGGAPLNYDSRISCGQTKVLNGTTVTAKACDDSTEYVNWDGIHYTEAANQFVSSQILTGRYSDPPFADKMPFAMKLKF
- the LOC115743912 gene encoding UPF0603 protein At1g54780, chloroplastic, yielding METILSPRSLSPLVAPKPCSSSRSSQPRSSTLFYTRPISCILKRHHLESKDPPFSETKSWFSHAQQGLAALALTLALNFCPVPLDSPALASEFDVLSEGPPQESYIVDDAGVLSRVTKSDLKRLLSDLESRKNLRINFITVRKLTSKADAFEYADQVLEKWYPTVEEGNNKGIVVLITSQKEGAITGGPEFVKAVGDNILDATISENLPVLATEEKYNEAVYSSAKRLVAAIDGLPDPGGPQSKEYKRESNFKTREETEEKRGQFSLVVGGLLVIAFIVPMAQYYAYVSKK
- the LOC115743911 gene encoding GDSL esterase/lipase At1g54790 isoform X3, producing MPTNILPFQILISFSILLPLATSADFNFPAAFNFGDSNSDTGNLVAGLGIRLAPPNGQTYFKAPSERFCDGRLIVDFLTSSMASKTCIVILALLCPFPLGNSVDFFDFPAVFNFGDSNSDTGNLIAAGIEGLYSPNGQSYFQQPSGRYCDGRLVIDFLMDAMDLPFLNAYLDSIGTPNFRRGCNYATAASTILPATATSLSPFSFGVQVSQFLRFKARVLELLAKGKKLNKYLPSEDYFAEGLYMFDIGQNDLAGAFYSKSLDQILALIPTILVEFENGFKTLYDQGGRNFWIHNTGPLGCITQNVAKFGTDPSKLDEVGCVSGHNQAAKLFNMQLHALCMKLRGQYTDASITYVDIFSIKSNLIANYSRYGFEQPLMACCGYGGAPLNYDSRISCGQTKVLNGTTVTAKACDDSTEYVNWDGIHYTEAANQFVSSQILTGRYSDPPFADKMPFAMKLKF
- the LOC115743911 gene encoding GDSL esterase/lipase At1g54790 isoform X2; the encoded protein is MPTNILPFQILISFSILLPLATSADFNFPAAFNFGDSNSDTGNLVAGLGIRLAPPNGQTYFKAPSERFCDGRLIVDFLMDAMDLPFLNAYLDSIGTPNFRRGCNYATAASTILPATATSLSPFSFGVQVSQFLRFKARVLELLAKGKKLNKYLPSEDYFAEGLYMFDIGQNDLAGAFYSKSLDQILALIPTILVEFENGFKTLYDQGGRNFWIHNTGPLGCITQNVAKFGTDPSKLDEVGCVSGHNQAAKLFNMQLHALCMKLRGQYTDASITYVDIFSIKSNLIANYSRYGFEQPLMACCGYGGAPLNYDSRISCGQTKVLNGTTVTAKACDDSTEYVNWDGIHYTEAANQFVSSQILTGRYSDPPFADKMPFAMKLKF